GGGATGCGCGTGCGCGCGGCCCGGATGCGGGCGGGCGGCGGTGTGGCTGGCAACCTCCCGCCGGGCACCCTCAAGAGCTTCGGCGTCAACGCCCTCACGATCGACAAGAAGGCCCCCACCATCACGCTGAAGGTGGAGCAGAGCCTGCCCACGCTGGGCGGACAGGACGCGGAGACACTCACCGAGGCCGAGCGGCGCATCCCGGCCACCCTGCGCCACGGCCAGCGCGCCGTTACCGCCGAGGACTACCAGTGGCTCGCCTCCGGCAGCCCGGGAGCGACCCCGGGCCGCGTGGAAGTGCTGCCCCGCTTCAAGCCGCACCAGCGCCGCGAGAACGTGCCCGGCGTGGTCAGCGTCATGGTGCTGCCTCCCTCCAACGCCTTCCGCGCCCCCAACCCGCGCCCGGATCGCCCCTTCCTGGAGGCCGTCCACGCGCACCTGGACACGCGCCGCCCGCTGGCCACCGAGCTGTATGTCATCGGCTGCGAGTACGTACCCCTCGGCGTGGCCACCGGCATCACCGTGCGCGAGGGCTTCGGCCGCGAGACGGTGGTGAACGCCGTGCGCGAGGCCCTCTTCCGCTGGCTGTGGCCGCTGCCTCCCGGCGGGCCCAAGGGCGAGGGCTGGCCGCTCGCGCGGGCCGTGCGTGACCGGGAGCTGGAGGTGGCGATCGCCCAGGTGCCCGGCGTGGACACCATCACCGGCGTGCGCCTGTTCAGCGCCGGGACGATGGTGGCCCTCTCTCCCGCCGCGCGTCAGGCGGCCGGGGTGGCCTCGGTACGCATCGAGGTGCGCCCGGCCTCCTCGGAAGCACAAAAAGGCCCGTCCGGCTCCGCGCTCCCCGCACTCACCAGCCAGGCCACCTCGAACTGGAAGACGCTGAGCCCGGATCCGTCCATGGCCGTCGAGCTCGTCCTCCGGCACTGGCAGCTCCCCGAGCTGATGGCCGTGGTCATCGACGCGGACGGCGGGCTGCCGGAAGACCTGCGTGGAGCACCGGATCCGTTCGGCGGATCGGGCCCCGGTGGAGGGGTGGCCGTGCCCGTCGTCCCCGAGGTCTGCTGACATGGACGCCAACCAACTGCGCTTCTGGATGTTGGCGGACCCGCTCCGCCAGTGGGAGCCCATCCCGGGGACACCGCCTCCCGACGTCCCCCAGGAGGAACCTCCCCCCGACGTCTATCTGGACGCGAGCCGCCGCTCCGTGCGCCTGGCGAGCTCTCCCGCGACGATCTCCTGGGAAGAGACTCAAAGCCAGGTGCATGCCGAGCAGCTCCTCTTCCGGACGCCCGGCACGCTCGACGCCTTCGGAACCTGGGCGTACCTCGACCTGGCCGCGAGTGCCGTCATGGCCGCGGGAGCGGGTGCTCAACCGATCCGCCTCCTCACCTTCGATCCCAACAACCCCTTCACCCTGCCCAGCGACCTGGTGCTCGGTCACGATGACGTGCTGTATGTCGCCGCCGGGGGAGGCAAGGTCCTCCTGAAGGAGCCTCGCGACCGTTGGGAGCTGACGACCGTCTCCGCGGAGGGCTTCGATGCCTGGCGGCTCGCCCCGGCTCCACAGGGCGGAGTCTTCGCCATCCCGCGTCCCACCTCCCTCACCGCGCCCCCTGGCCCCAACGACGCCACCCGGGTCCAGCTCGCCCGCGTCTCCGGCCGCCCCGTGCCCCGGGAGGTGCTCCGCGAGCGCGCCCCCCCGGTCTTCCGCCCGCGGGGAGAGGAAACGGATCCTCCCAGGATGTCGCTCGTCCTGGACGCGCCTCCCCTCGAGGGCGAGGTGATCGTTGGCATCGCGACCAGTCCCGAGGGCCGGGTGGCCCTGCTGAGCTGGGTGTACGACGCCACCCGCGCTGGCACGACCCGGGATGACGCGCGGCTGCGCTTCTTCACGGGAAGGGGACTGACGGCGCCCATCACCCTCAAGCAGGCCCGCAGGCCCTTCAGCTTCGCGTGGCTCTCGGCCGATCGCATCGCCGTGCTCCTGCGCGTCGACACGGAGACGGTCATCGCCGTGGCCTACACGCTCGGGAAGGAAGGCCAGGCCGCGGCCCCGCTCGGGGACTACTACCCGCTCACCGCGCACGACGGCGGCCCCTTCCTGCACGGCCTGGAGTCCCCGCCCCGCTACCGCACCCTGGACGGCTCCCCCTCCCCCCTGCACCCCCTCTCCCTCCCGTCCTTCGTGACGGAGGGCTCCATGCGGAACATGGCGGGCGCGGATGCGCCGCTGCTCGATGGCGGCAGCCCCCGGGCCGTCTGGCACCGGCTCTACCTCGAGGCCAGCATCCCGCCCGGCTGTGGCATCCGCGTCTTCCTGGCCACGACGAACACGCCCCTGCGCCCCAACGACGACATGAACGGTCAGCCGAGGAACTGGCACGAGCACGTCTTCGGCGACGTGGCTCCAGGACGCGCCGCCAACCACGTCCCCCGTGGCGTGTGGTTGCCCTCCCCCTCGGAGGTGCCCTTCCACTCCGGCCTGATGCCCTGCACGCCCGAGCCCCAACGCCGGGGCCTCTTCACCGCCCTCATCCAGCGCGCGGGCCTGCGCGTGCGGACGCTCCGGGGCCGCTACCTCTGGGTGAAGGTGCAGCTCGTCGGCGATGGCCGCTCCACCCCGGAGCTCTTCGCGCTCCGCGCCCATGCGCCCCGCTTCTCCTACGCCGAGCACTACCTCCCGGAGCTCTACCGGGAGCAACTCTTCGGCGAGGAGGCCAACGACGAGGGCCCGAGCACGCCGGCGGACTTCCTCGAGCGATTCCTCGGCCTGGCCGAGGGCATCCTCACGCCCCTGGAGGACCGCATCGCGAGCGCCTCGCTGCTCACGGAGCCGCGCACGGTGCCGGAGGAGTCGCTGGAGTGGCTGGCCAACTGGATTGGCTTCTCCTTCGACTCCGCCCTCCCACGCGAGCGGCGGCGCCAGATGATGGAGGCCGCCCCGCGCATCCGCCCCTGGCGCGGCACGCTGCGCGGCCTGTCGCTCGCCCTGGATGCCCTCACGCAGGGCGCCGTGACACAGGGCGGTCTCGTCATCGTGGAGGAGTTCCGGCTGCGCCGCACCTTCTCCACCATCCTCGGAATCGACCTGACGGACGAGGACGATCCGCTGCTGCCCGGCCTGTACCGCAGCGGCAACTCGTTCGTGGGGGACACGCTCTTCCTGGGGGACGAGCAGCACAAGGAGTTCCTCGCCCTCTTCGGGGAGGACATCCCGAAGACGGCCCAGGAGGAGGCGGCGGTGGAGGAGTTCTTCCTCCGGCTGGCCCATCGCGTCACGGTGCTGGTGCACCAGGACTTCGACGCGCGGGAGTTCGGGCTCATCCAGCGCATGGCCGAGTTGGAGAGCCCCGCGCACGTGAGCCTCTCGGTGAAGCTGGCGAGCAAGCCCCTCATGGTGGGGGTGGCCTCACTCATCGGCATCGACACGTACCTGGGCCCGACGTCGAAGCCAGAACCCATGCGCGTGGGACACAGCGCGCTCGGAAGCAAGAACCTGATCGAGCGCCCGCCCAGCCTCGACCCACGACTTCACGCAGGAGGTTAGCCGATGGGCTCCCCCAAGGATCCGCTGCTCGAGAACGAGGCGACCGATCGCACGTACTACGCGACCGGCGTCCTGCTGGACACCACGGACTTCGTCGCGGAGCAGTCGTACCACCGCGGCCGGCTCGCGCGGGCGCTCTCGGCCCTGCACGGGGTCGGCACGGCGTCCGGCCTCTCCGTCGATTACGAGCCTCACCACAAGAGCTCACCCGGTGACCCGACCGATCTGGAGAAGGCCAAGGAGGTGGGAGAGATCGTCGTCTCCCCCGGCATCGCCATCGATCCGCTGGGGCGGCTCGTGGAGGTCACCACGAAGTCCTGCATCCGGGTGAAGCGCTGGTACGAGGGCTACGAGCCCGCGAAGCTGGTGAGGCGGATCGACGATGACTTCAACATCGGACCCTCCGTGCTCAATGTGCCCCCGGAAGGCGTCGTGGCGGACCTCTTCCTGCGCTTCCGGGTGTACGAGCGCGGCTGGACGCCGGCGATGGCCTCGGGCCTCTACGACGCGACGGACGCGGTGTCTCCCGCGCGCCTGAGGGACGGCTACGAGCTGCGGCTCGTGCCGCGCGGCGAGCAGGGCCAGAAACCGCCCTCCGTTCCCGCGAGCCCCTGGCCGCTGCCCGATGGCGGGAAGACCTGGCCCTCGCCCTCCGATTGGAGCCAGAACCCGGACACCCGCGTCAGCGACCTGAAGAAGGCCATTCTC
This is a stretch of genomic DNA from Archangium violaceum. It encodes these proteins:
- a CDS encoding phage tail protein, which produces MDANQLRFWMLADPLRQWEPIPGTPPPDVPQEEPPPDVYLDASRRSVRLASSPATISWEETQSQVHAEQLLFRTPGTLDAFGTWAYLDLAASAVMAAGAGAQPIRLLTFDPNNPFTLPSDLVLGHDDVLYVAAGGGKVLLKEPRDRWELTTVSAEGFDAWRLAPAPQGGVFAIPRPTSLTAPPGPNDATRVQLARVSGRPVPREVLRERAPPVFRPRGEETDPPRMSLVLDAPPLEGEVIVGIATSPEGRVALLSWVYDATRAGTTRDDARLRFFTGRGLTAPITLKQARRPFSFAWLSADRIAVLLRVDTETVIAVAYTLGKEGQAAAPLGDYYPLTAHDGGPFLHGLESPPRYRTLDGSPSPLHPLSLPSFVTEGSMRNMAGADAPLLDGGSPRAVWHRLYLEASIPPGCGIRVFLATTNTPLRPNDDMNGQPRNWHEHVFGDVAPGRAANHVPRGVWLPSPSEVPFHSGLMPCTPEPQRRGLFTALIQRAGLRVRTLRGRYLWVKVQLVGDGRSTPELFALRAHAPRFSYAEHYLPELYREQLFGEEANDEGPSTPADFLERFLGLAEGILTPLEDRIASASLLTEPRTVPEESLEWLANWIGFSFDSALPRERRRQMMEAAPRIRPWRGTLRGLSLALDALTQGAVTQGGLVIVEEFRLRRTFSTILGIDLTDEDDPLLPGLYRSGNSFVGDTLFLGDEQHKEFLALFGEDIPKTAQEEAAVEEFFLRLAHRVTVLVHQDFDAREFGLIQRMAELESPAHVSLSVKLASKPLMVGVASLIGIDTYLGPTSKPEPMRVGHSALGSKNLIERPPSLDPRLHAGG